A region from the Ictalurus punctatus breed USDA103 chromosome 25, Coco_2.0, whole genome shotgun sequence genome encodes:
- the si:dkey-1j5.4 gene encoding leucine-rich repeat-containing protein 15 has product MIPSLRNMKHFGGFVVLWLWMVEALENCPDACKCIQKNNVEGTEVKCSKRGLRHFPVQFPLDSWILKMGENIIQELPANILTSLPKLESVNLERNSIKSIHPQAFSGASRLKLLNLNGNQITNLPTKAFKDLLNLRFLMLGQNQIASVKSDMFVGMRNLSDLDLPMNSLTTLPANAFEPLVALKVLDLALNHIQKISPKAFSGLEELLFLNLDNNRLKNIQAGIFKTVNNLEMLVLDNNLLSTLRSSMLEGLSNLQELYVRKNSINSLPADVFRHTPKLTQVALSGNQLHTIDGNMLASIHGLQRVYLHDNPWKCDCNINSLVQYIDQTRANRGSLEKLWCVSPEEHRGKPMHKLKSEGLLCHA; this is encoded by the exons ATGATTCCATCTTTAAG GAATATGAAGCATTTTGGAGGATTCGTAGTTCTGTGGCTATGGATGGTCGAGGCCTTGGAAAATTGTCCAGATGCTTGCAAATGTATCCAGAAAAACAATGTGGAGGGAACAGAGGTTAAGTGTTCTAAACGGGGACTTCGTCATTTTCCAGTCCAATTCCCACTGGACTCATGGATCTTAAAAATGG GCGAAAACATAATCCAGGAACTTCCAGCAAACATCCTAACATCTCTCCCCAAACTTGAGAGTGTCAATCTGGAACGCAATTCAATTAAATCTATACACCCCCAGGCTTTTTCTGGTGCCAGCAGACTGAAGCTTCTGAACCTGAATGGAAACCAGATAACCAATCTTCCAACAAAGGCTTTCAAAGACCTTCTCAACCTCCGTTTTCTCATGTTGGGCCAAAATCAGATTGCCAGTGTCAAATCCGATATGTTCGTTGGCATGAGAAATCTCTCGGATCTAGACCTGCCCATGAACTCTCTTACCACGCTTCCAGCGAATGCCTTCGAACCTCTCGTTGCTCTCAAGGTGCTGGATCTTGCTTTAAACCATATCCAAAAAATCTCTCCGAAAGCTTTCTCTGGGCTCGAAGAGTTGCTCTTTCTCAATTTGGATAACAATAGGCTGAAGAACATCCAAGCTGGGATTTTCAAGACTGTAAACAACCTGGAGATGTTAGTGCTGGATAATAATCTTCTTTCCACGTTACGTTCCTCCATGTTGGAAGGACTGTCAAACCTGCAGGAGCTCTACGTGAGGAAAAACAGCATCAACAGTCTGCCAGCCGATGTTTTCCGCCATACCCCTAAACTTACCCAGGTGGCCCTAAGCGGGAATCAACTTCACACGATTGATGGGAATATGTTGGCCAGTATTCATG GACTGCAGCGTGTCTATCTACACGACAACCCATGGAAATGTGACTGCAACATCAACTCTCTGGTGCAATACATTGATCAAACCCGGGCGAACCGTGGCTCTCTGGAGAAGCTGTGGTGTGTAAGCCCAGAGGAACACCGGGGCAAACCTATGCACAAACTGAAATCCGAGGGCCTTCTCTGTCATGCCTAG